The Oncorhynchus kisutch isolate 150728-3 linkage group LG8, Okis_V2, whole genome shotgun sequence DNA segment GGTAGTGTGGAGTGAAACAAAGTCTAATATGAGTCATCCAGTCTGGGTTAAGAACAATTGCTCTATGGGCAGGACATGTTCTTTCAAAATATGTAAAGAAAATAATAGTCACCTGAAAAGGGAAATACTATCAAACATGCATGTGACCATGTATTATGACTGGAAAATTTACGTTTAAAGGTTAGACCAGTGGAGTGACATTGCAGAGGCAGTGGGATTCTGGGTAAACAGTTCAGCTGTATGTTGAGAATTTGAATGAAGCTATCATTCTTGTCATACTAAATGGAGGGAAACAATAAACAGCCCAAATCCTATGAATTGCCCTGAAGCCAGGTTGAAATGCCAAGCTCCACATTGTGTTATGTCCTGTTGAACAAGGATGGCCCTGCCCTAGATTACTCTGCCCTTTTCAAACGTCCCGTTTTACTGATGATGTGCAGCTCTACTTTACACCCCATACAAAGCTTTTTTTGCTTGAGGCAGTCATGTAATGAAATAGAGCACattgccaaaagtatgtggacacctgcttgtcaaacaccTCATTCCAATATCATAAGCATTaatttgctgcaataacagcctccactcttctgggaaggctttccactagatgttggaacattgatgcagggacttgcttccattcagctacaagagcattagtgagattggGCAAAGATTAGGCCTGTCTCAGAGTCAGCGTTCCAATGaatcccaaaagtgttcgatgggtttgaggtcagggttctgtgcaggctagtcaagttattccacactgatctcgacaaaccatttttgtttggacctcgctttgtccacgggggcattgtcatgctgaaacaggaaagggccttgcccaaactgttgccacaaagttggaaccacagaattgtctagaatgtcattgtatgctctatcgttaagatttcccttcactggaactaaggggcctggccTGAAccaagaaaaacagccccagaccattcttccacttccaccaaactttacagttggcactatgcattcgggtaggtagcgttctcctggcatccgccacacccagattcatctgtcggactgccagatgctgaagtgtgattcatcactccagagaacacatttccactgctccagagtccaatggcagcaagctttacaccactccagccaaaacttggcattgtgcatggtgaacttaggcttgtgtgtggctgctcagccatggaaacccatttcatgaagctcccgactaactgAATTAGCTGAATTAGCCAAATTCACTCATTTGTAGAGGGACAAATGGGGACAAAGACAAATCCAGGAGATAATGTGGCTTCTTGACACAGATCAAAATAGCTGTATGAATGTGATATATTATTGTAGACCCAAACTGAAAATAATAATTGAATTGAAGTGATAGTCCAGTAAGTGAAAGAGAGTTCAGTTGACATTTAGATGTGTGATCAGGTCTGTGGAAAAATGCCTGGAATCAGTAGCTAATTTAATCTGACTTGGCGAGGGATGTTTGAAGCACACTATCCATCCAGACTTGGTTATAATTCAATTGGAATATTTGAAAGATTAAGATGAATTCAGACACGCTAGTATTGAACTTTAttgcaaacacatgcacacaggccTATCACAGGATTAGGATACGTGCTCAGACTTTGACCTCTGTGGAACAGTCAGTACTGTTTTTGTTGTATAATCAGTGGCCACTGATAAAAGGTGAGCATGAGATGCAAGGTTTTGGTTGTGGTTTATTATTCTGCTTGAGAAAAACTACAGATAGGTCGATAGGTTTGTTTTCAATGTTTTGTTTTCAACCAACACAAAGTATGACTTCATTTGCTTGAGAAAAACTATTGTTTCACATCACTTGCTGAATCATTTCCCTCTCCTCTTACACAGGTGATGTGGATCTCTACCTCCAGCAAGCTGTTGTGTTTATTGAGGACGCCATACAGGTGAAACATATATATCCTTTGTGTGAACTCTCGCTGTAACTGATTGAAATATATTATTTGTATGACTTGATTATGAACTGTCCGTAAACTGCGGtttcaaaacaatgaaatgtgtTTCTCGTTCTACAGTACCGATCCATCAATCATAGAGTGGATACAAACTCGTTACGTCTGTACAGGTGGTACTACTCCAGGTTATGGCAATGGTAAGCCCCTACTGTCGTGATGAGTCATGAGTGAGTGTATTGTTCTGGATTGTTCTGCATGTTTCTATTCTTATATTTGTCCTATCCTCTAAAGCCAATCCTTATATCCTCTCtgcactgcatctcactgcaaTGTGCAGTATTCAGTATTGTCGTCAGTCATTGCTGACTTAACTCTGTCCTGTCTTAGCTTCCTCTGTGGTTAAGTGTAGTGAGAAGAGCACTTTATGACGGTGAAGCCAACCATCACCCTTCCCGTTCTCAGTTTGAAACCCTCTTGTGGGTTTTGTGTCATTGTTAAACGACTCTCTGTGTTGCTCAGGGGGCTGGGCCTGACTATTGCGGTCGTCTTGATGCTGGCTTTCATCGAGAGGCCCTCGTCTTTCTCCTACACATCAGACCCCCGCTTCAGACCTCCCCCCTGGGAGCCCCCCTGTGGCCTGACAGAGGGCATAGAGATTGTCTGCCTCATCATCTTTGCCATTGACCTCACTACCAAGGTAACCATCAGGCCATGTTTCTGACAATGTCAACGGGGAAGAGAGTAGATGGGCAACAAGAAATCTCAAAGTACATGAACATCCATTTTGTGTCTTTATTtgcaataaatatatatatatggctcaAGCTTAATCTATTGTCCTTAGAGCTATTTGATTGGCTGGGACGAGTTCCGGAAATGCAAGTGGTTGATTGTCTACATCTTGGCCATCTCAGCATCTGTAATTGATTGGACGTTGACGTTGAGCATGTATTGTGATCAGGTGAGATCATATTCCAAATATTGGTTTATACATCCTCTGTAACATGTCTCTTGACAGTTGATATAAAGACATCGTTTACAATACAAAGACTCAAATGGAATATTGCTCTTTCCCTTTGTTGTTCGATGTCAGAACTTACGAGTTAGGAGACTCATTCGGCCCTTCTTCCTCCTTCAAAACTCCTCCCTGATGAAGAAAACATTAAAGTGCATCAAGAGGACTCTCCCAGAGATAGCCAGGTAATTGTGTTAAACACCAACACTTCAATCTCTGTTCAATCTCATATCTTCACTTCACAGCTTTACAATGATCGTCAACCTCAAAATACTCTCACTTCTGTTATCACATACATAGTTCTCTAAAACTGCTTTGTAGGGTATATGTAGGGTTATATACTGATACATGATTCACTCTTGTTTCAGTACATGTGAGACCCGCAGAGGGCACCTTAATCTACTTGTACATGTATATAGGCCTGACTGTCATTGCAGGGGTGTGTGTCTAATgcaccactcccctctctcttacCTTCCAGTGTTATCCTGCTCCTGGCCCTCCACCTCTGCCTCTTCACCATGATTGGCATGCTGCTCTTTGCTAAAGGAGAGGTATGTTCTATTCCACCCTGCTGGCTGTACTGTTGACGCCCAGTTCTCAATCCTGAACATGCCCTTTTACCTTACCTCACAATTGTTTTATTCACTCGGGGGGAAACAGGCTTTAACAGAGCTTGTAGATGTGTAGTATTACAACTGCCTGAATAGAGACCTGTACAGAAACTCACCCCCACATGACCAGGATGAAGCACAGTGGATGTCCATTTAACATTGTTGTTATAAGGGAGTTAAGTATCTCCGTATTACCTCTGTTTTGTCCCTAGAACCCGAAGCACAACGGGGAGTGGGAGACCTACTTCAGAGACTTGCccacgtctctctcctctctcttggtgCTCCTCACTACAGCCAATAACCCTGATGGTAAGTTCACTGTGTAGGTCATAGTGAACTAAACATATATTTCCTGCTGTCTACTCCACCTAAAGTTGTCTTCGTGTTTTTAACAGTGATGATTCCGGCCTATTCCTTAAACCGAGGATACTCCATCTTCTTCATTCTCTTTAGTGGTTTTGGTAAGAGCTAGCCACCAAATGAACTGTTCAGGGACAAGGGAAATATGAAACAGATTGAGTGGTAATacagtctgttgttaatttgtcctatttactGCTTCCAGGAACCTACTTCTTGATGAACTTACTAACTGCCATCATTTACAACCAGTTCAGGGGATACCTGCTGGTGAGTTTAAGACTGGCACTGGACTGATATGATTTAAATATCAGAGCATTTTAAGGTACAGCGTAAACCCCATAGAATATCATGATGAAAATGTTCTCTTGTGGCAGATGTCTGTCCAGGCGTCCATCCTAAGGAGGAGACTAGGCGTCAGAGCTGCCTTTGAGGTCATGTCCTGCCAGGGGCGGGGTCAGGACGCTACACACTCAGAGGAGCATGTGTAAGACTGCCCATTCTCTTACCCTTAAGAcctacacacacaaagacacacacacacactgaatggcCTTACATCTTGTCCCTCCCAGAGAGCGTGTGCGGGTGGATGCCTCTTTGCAGGTCATGGCGAGGGTACAAATGAAGTCCTACTATAGACAAGCCATCATCAAGGTGAGAATAGACTACAGTGTAAATCTTTAGAACATGTGGATAAACATTTGAATATAACTCCCTTTGAATTTGcctgtttccctgtctctctctcgctctctatatgtctctctcttcctgtagagatTGCAGCAGTTGTCAGATGGCTTCATCCAGTGGGAGGCCTTCCGGGGTCTTTTTGATGAGCTGGACAAGGACCGCATCAAAGAGGTGGGGCCACAGCTCATTAACTACTCTGTGCTTCTTCACTGGATCAATGTTACTGTTTTGGATGAACTTCATTGTTGGTTCTAAACTGGCTTATTTTACCTAAATGATAGCTGGATTGCCCCTGTATGATTTGACAAGTCTTCTTTGTCTTTCTCCTGCAGCACCCTCCGAAGCCAGAGTACAACTCTCCACTCCTCCAGAAGCTTCAGTTGGTTTTCAGCCACTACTATGTAATGATAGTGGGCAATGCCGTGGCCCTGGCCAATGTCATGTGCATCTGTGTAAGTCCAGGACCTTCTCACAGACAGTATGTCGTGCctgttgtttgttttttcagcATATTAGACCGAGGCTCAACTTGTttggtctctctgtttctctctctgtgtgttgcagACCATACTGGTGCTTGACTCCGAGAAGTCCATCGCAGAGCGGGATGACTACTACATGGAAGTTATTAACTGCTTCTTTATTCTATACTACCTGATGGAGATGAGTCTAAAGATATTAGCCTTTGGGTGGAGAGGCTACCTGTCATACAGAAACAACATCTTTGATGGTCTTCTCACATTTTGCCTTCTGGTAAGATATTCTGAAAATGACAGGAAACatattaaaggtgcaatatgtagAAATCACTCGACCATTTCGATGCTTCTCCTAATTTCAGTTTGacaatgtatagtgtgtgtagagaatcattgtacaatctaaactgctctgaaatatattttcaataaccaaatatattgtttgtttttttcagctgtttgaagctggtgtacaaaacccaaaGAAAAAAGACGCTAAAATGTAACTTAACGGGGAGCATAGAAAAAGCGCACACAGAATGGGTCTACCGCTTCTcaaatctataactcacatttctatgtgaatttggtcgggtcgccccAAAAGCTACATACTGCCCCTTTAAGCATATTTCTGTCTTGGTAATATAACTGAAagtattttttaatatatttttttacaggtCCTTCAGATCACCATTTTTGCCACCTACAGGCTTCCATTTCCTAAATGGTTGGTGTCTTCACTTCGGTCATATTTCTCACTCAACAAATGCATTCTGTAGAATGAAATTGTCTTAAAGGATGTTGCTCATTTGTATATACAGTTACAATAGTGATGAAATAGTAATTTGgtttacacactcacacacaggtacATGGGGATGGTTGAAAACAGGAATAGAAGCATGGACATATACATATGGTACATGGGGATGGTTGAAAACAGGAATAGAAGCATGGACATATAGATATGGTACATGGGGATGGTTGAAAACAGGAATAGAAGCATGGACATATAGATATGGTACATGGGGATGATTGAAAACAGGAATAGAAGCATGGACATATAGATATGGTACATGGGGATGGTTGAAAACAGGAATAGAAACATGGACATATAGATATGGTACATGGGGATGGTTGAAAACAGAAATAGAAACATGGACATATAGATATGGTACATGGGGATGGTTGAAAACAGGAATAGAAACATGGACATATATGGTACATGGGGATGGTTGAAAACAGGAATAGAAGCATGGACATATAGATATGGTACATGGGGATGGTTGAAAACAGGAATAGAAACATGGACATATAGATATGGTACATGGGGATGGTTGAAAACAGGAATAGAAGCATGGACATATACATATGGTACATGGGGATGGTTGAAAACAGGAATAGAAACATGGACATATAGATATGGTACATGGGAATGATTGAAAACAGGAATAGAAACATGGACATATAGATATGGTACATGGGAATGATTGAAAACAGGAATAGAAACATGGACATATAGATATGGTACATGGGGATGGTTGAAAACAGGAATAGAAGCATGGACATAGATATGGTACATGGGAATGATTGAAAACAGGAATAGAAGCATGGACATATAGATATGGTACATGGGGATGGTTGAAAACAGGAATAGAAGCATGGACATAGATATGGTACATGGGAATGATTGAAAACAGGAATAGAAGCATGGACATATAGATATGGTACATGGGGATGGTTGAAAACAGGAATAGAAGCATGGACATAGATATGGTGATGGTTGAAAACAGGAATAGAAACATGGACATATAGATATGGTACATGGGGATGATTGAAAACAGGAATAGAAACATGGACATATACATATGGTACATGGGGATGGTTGAAAACAGGAATAGAAGCATGGACATAGATATGGTACATGGTGATGGTTGAAAACAGGAATAGAAGCATGGAAATAGATATGGTACATGGGGATGGTTGAAAACAGGAATAGAAGCATGGACATATACATATGGTACATGGGGATGGTTGAAAACAGGAATAGAAACATGGACATATAGATATGGTACATGGGGATGGTTGAAAACAGGAATAGAAACATGGACATATAGATATGGTACATGGGGATGGTTGAAAACAGGAATAGAAGCATGGACATATAGATATGGTACATGGGGATGGTTGAAA contains these protein-coding regions:
- the tpcn2 gene encoding two pore channel protein 2; this translates as MESEPLLTGSINYGSHPDNNDHLEKGSPKTRRLSYSVAAEYCCVGGGDVDLYLQQAVVFIEDAIQYRSINHRVDTNSLRLYRWYYSRLWQWGLGLTIAVVLMLAFIERPSSFSYTSDPRFRPPPWEPPCGLTEGIEIVCLIIFAIDLTTKSYLIGWDEFRKCKWLIVYILAISASVIDWTLTLSMYCDQNLRVRRLIRPFFLLQNSSLMKKTLKCIKRTLPEIASVILLLALHLCLFTMIGMLLFAKGENPKHNGEWETYFRDLPTSLSSLLVLLTTANNPDVMIPAYSLNRGYSIFFILFSGFGTYFLMNLLTAIIYNQFRGYLLMSVQASILRRRLGVRAAFEVMSCQGRGQDATHSEEHVERVRVDASLQVMARVQMKSYYRQAIIKRLQQLSDGFIQWEAFRGLFDELDKDRIKEHPPKPEYNSPLLQKLQLVFSHYYVMIVGNAVALANVMCICTILVLDSEKSIAERDDYYMEVINCFFILYYLMEMSLKILAFGWRGYLSYRNNIFDGLLTFCLLVLQITIFATYRLPFPKWNPASRGLMSLWEMVRLVNMLIVVRFLRIIPDIKLMALVASTLVDLVKNLRAFAGILVVVFYVFAVLGIWLFQGAITAPGKMSVMSNSSMENITINFTMECGSYEQLGYWPNNFDDFASSLVLLYNIMVVNNWQVFMDAYTRYTTEWSKVYFVSWWLTSSVMWVNLFVALILENFIYKWDRSVTCSVADVERTGYETTVQLMFREQIQEPTEEELVTQLHQHPHLHLS